From a region of the Pseudomonas fulva 12-X genome:
- the pepN gene encoding aminopeptidase N, whose protein sequence is MRTEQSKTIYLKDYQAPDYLIDETHLTFELFEDHTLVHAQLVMRRNPALSAELPALVLDGQQLELLHLKLDDRELSTGDYQLTDSHLTLQPTQASFVIDSTVRIHPESNTALEGLYKSSGMFCTQCEAEGFRKITYYLDRPDVMSGFTTTLSGDKQKYPILLSNGNPIASGEEDDGRHWATWEDPFKKPAYLFALVAGDLWCVEDKFTTMSAREVTLRIYVEPENIDKVQHAMDSLKKSMKWDEEVYGREYDLDIFMIVAVNDFNMGAMENKGLNIFNSSAVLARAETATDAAHQRVEAIVAHEYFHNWSGNRVTCRDWFQLSLKEGFTVFRDAAFSADMNSATVKRIQDVAYLRTHQFAEDAGPMAHPVRPDAYMEISNFYTLTIYEKGAEVLRMIHTLLGAEAFRKGSDLYFERHDGQAVTCDDFVKAMEDASGVDLTQFKRWYTQAGTPRLAVTEQYDAAAKTYTLTFTQSCPATPGQSESSKLPFVIPVELGLLDGQGNDLPLRLQGEAAAVGSNRVLSVTEAQQSFTFVNVAEKPLPSLLRGFSAPVKLSFAYDRDQLMFLMQHDSDGFNRWEAGQQLSVQVLQELIGQYQRGEKLVLDQRLVAALRTLLQDDSLDQAMVAEMLSLPGEAYLTEISAVADVDAIHSAREFARQQLADALFEPLWQRYQANREVSRATPYVAEAEHFARRALQNIALSYLMLSDKPEVLAAALDQFETSDNMTERLTALAVLVNSPFEAERSKALDAFAEHFKDNALVMDQWFSVQAASTLPGGLARVQALMQHPAFTLKNPNKVRALISAFASQNLVNFHAIDGSGYRFLADQVIALNALNPQIASRLLAPLTRWRKYGAERQALMKAELERILASGELSPDVYEVVSKSLA, encoded by the coding sequence ATGCGCACTGAGCAATCGAAGACCATCTACCTCAAGGACTATCAGGCGCCGGATTACCTGATCGACGAAACCCACCTGACCTTCGAGCTGTTCGAGGATCACACCCTGGTGCACGCCCAACTGGTGATGCGCCGCAACCCGGCGTTGTCCGCCGAACTGCCGGCGCTGGTGCTGGACGGCCAGCAGCTCGAGCTGTTGCACCTCAAGCTCGACGACCGCGAGCTGAGCACCGGCGATTATCAGCTGACCGACAGTCACCTGACCCTGCAGCCAACCCAGGCCAGTTTCGTCATCGACAGCACCGTGCGCATCCACCCGGAAAGCAACACCGCGCTGGAAGGCCTGTACAAGTCCAGCGGCATGTTCTGCACCCAGTGCGAGGCCGAGGGTTTTCGCAAGATCACCTATTACCTCGACCGCCCGGACGTGATGAGCGGCTTCACCACCACGCTCAGCGGCGACAAGCAGAAGTACCCGATCCTGCTGTCCAACGGCAACCCGATCGCCAGTGGCGAGGAAGACGACGGCCGCCACTGGGCAACCTGGGAAGACCCGTTCAAGAAACCGGCCTACCTGTTCGCCCTGGTGGCCGGTGACCTGTGGTGCGTGGAAGACAAGTTCACCACCATGAGTGCCCGCGAAGTGACGCTGCGTATCTATGTCGAGCCGGAAAACATCGACAAGGTGCAGCACGCCATGGACAGCCTGAAGAAGTCCATGAAGTGGGACGAAGAGGTGTATGGCCGCGAGTACGATCTGGACATCTTCATGATCGTCGCGGTCAACGACTTCAACATGGGCGCCATGGAGAACAAGGGCCTCAACATCTTCAACTCCAGCGCCGTGCTGGCCCGCGCCGAAACCGCCACCGATGCCGCCCACCAGCGCGTCGAGGCGATCGTCGCCCACGAGTACTTCCACAACTGGTCGGGCAACCGAGTGACCTGCCGCGACTGGTTCCAGCTGTCGCTCAAGGAAGGCTTCACGGTATTTCGTGACGCCGCCTTCTCGGCGGACATGAACTCGGCGACGGTCAAGCGCATCCAGGATGTCGCCTACCTGCGCACCCACCAGTTCGCCGAGGACGCCGGCCCCATGGCCCACCCGGTGCGCCCGGATGCGTACATGGAAATCTCCAACTTCTACACCCTGACCATCTACGAGAAGGGTGCCGAGGTGCTGCGCATGATCCACACCCTGCTGGGCGCCGAAGCGTTCCGCAAGGGCTCGGACCTTTACTTCGAGCGCCACGACGGCCAGGCCGTGACCTGCGACGACTTCGTCAAGGCCATGGAGGATGCCAGCGGCGTCGACCTGACCCAGTTCAAGCGCTGGTACACCCAGGCCGGCACGCCGCGCCTGGCGGTGACCGAGCAGTACGATGCCGCCGCCAAGACCTACACCCTGACCTTCACCCAGAGCTGCCCGGCCACGCCGGGGCAGAGCGAGAGCAGCAAGCTGCCGTTCGTGATTCCGGTGGAGCTGGGCCTGCTGGACGGGCAGGGCAATGACCTGCCGCTGCGCCTGCAGGGCGAGGCCGCTGCGGTGGGCAGCAACCGCGTGTTGTCGGTGACCGAGGCGCAGCAGTCGTTCACCTTCGTCAACGTTGCCGAGAAGCCGCTGCCGTCGCTGCTGCGCGGCTTCAGTGCGCCGGTGAAGCTCAGCTTCGCCTACGACCGCGACCAGCTGATGTTCCTGATGCAGCACGACAGCGACGGTTTCAACCGCTGGGAAGCCGGCCAGCAGCTCAGCGTGCAGGTGCTGCAGGAGCTGATCGGCCAGTACCAGCGCGGCGAGAAGCTGGTGCTCGACCAGCGCCTGGTCGCTGCACTGCGCACCTTGCTGCAGGATGATTCGCTGGATCAGGCTATGGTGGCGGAGATGCTGTCGCTGCCGGGCGAGGCCTACCTCACCGAAATCAGCGCAGTGGCCGATGTCGACGCCATCCACAGTGCCCGCGAGTTCGCCCGTCAGCAGTTAGCCGACGCGCTTTTCGAGCCGCTGTGGCAGCGTTACCAGGCCAACCGCGAGGTGTCGCGCGCCACGCCGTACGTAGCCGAAGCCGAGCACTTCGCCCGCCGCGCGCTGCAGAACATCGCGCTGTCCTACCTGATGCTCAGCGACAAGCCCGAGGTACTGGCCGCGGCGCTGGACCAGTTCGAGACCAGCGACAACATGACCGAGCGCCTGACGGCCCTGGCGGTACTGGTCAACTCACCGTTCGAGGCCGAGCGCAGCAAGGCCCTCGACGCCTTCGCCGAGCACTTCAAGGACAATGCCCTGGTCATGGATCAGTGGTTCAGCGTGCAGGCCGCCAGCACCTTGCCGGGCGGTCTGGCCCGTGTGCAGGCATTGATGCAGCACCCGGCGTTCACCCTGAAGAACCCCAACAAGGTGCGCGCATTGATCAGCGCCTTCGCCAGCCAGAACCTGGTGAACTTCCATGCCATCGACGGCAGCGGCTACCGCTTCCTGGCCGACCAGGTGATCGCGCTCAACGCGCTCAACCCGCAAATCGCCTCGCGCCTACTGGCGCCGCTGACCCGCTGGCGCAAATACGGCGCCGAACGCCAGGCGCTGATGAAGGCCGAGCTGGAGCGCATTCTCGCCTCCGGTGAGCTGTCGCCCGACGTGTACGAAGTAGTCAGCAAGAGCCTGGCCTGA
- a CDS encoding rhomboid family intramembrane serine protease, which translates to MSPEIALRAPLDKDLAAFITLLGRLGVPHRVAEQGNEQVLWVPNEEIAAQVRELYARAPEGDPNLQPLRATVASSRPGIAAQARRSPLTLVVLALTLLVAVLTWGGEDYEVVRWLSFVDFHIDGQYIYFATFAQAMDSGQWWRLLTPMLLHFGILHLAMNSLWYWELGRRIEARQGALMLLLLTLWFGLAANVAQYVYGGPALFGGLSGVLYGLLGHCWLFQWLAPNAAYRLPRGVLVSMLIWLLICMTGVFELLQFGAIANAAHVGGLIAGCLTGAIGGLLARQLARC; encoded by the coding sequence ATGAGCCCGGAAATCGCCCTGCGTGCGCCGCTCGACAAAGACCTCGCGGCATTCATCACCCTGCTTGGCAGGCTGGGCGTGCCGCACCGGGTGGCCGAGCAGGGCAACGAGCAGGTGCTCTGGGTGCCGAATGAGGAAATCGCCGCCCAGGTGCGCGAGTTGTATGCACGGGCGCCGGAAGGTGATCCCAACCTGCAGCCGCTGCGCGCAACGGTTGCCAGCTCGCGTCCGGGCATCGCCGCCCAGGCCAGGCGCAGCCCGCTGACCCTAGTCGTGCTGGCACTGACCCTGCTGGTCGCGGTGTTGACCTGGGGCGGCGAAGACTACGAGGTGGTGCGCTGGCTGAGTTTCGTCGACTTCCATATCGACGGGCAGTACATCTATTTCGCGACCTTCGCCCAGGCCATGGACAGCGGCCAGTGGTGGCGCCTGCTGACGCCCATGCTGTTGCACTTCGGCATTCTGCACCTGGCGATGAACAGCCTGTGGTACTGGGAACTGGGGCGGCGTATCGAGGCCCGCCAGGGCGCGCTGATGCTGTTGCTGCTGACGCTTTGGTTCGGGCTTGCCGCCAACGTGGCGCAATACGTCTACGGCGGGCCGGCGCTGTTCGGCGGTTTGTCCGGCGTGCTCTACGGGCTGCTCGGCCATTGCTGGCTGTTCCAGTGGCTGGCGCCGAATGCAGCGTACCGGCTGCCGCGTGGCGTGCTGGTGAGCATGTTGATCTGGCTGCTGATCTGCATGACCGGCGTCTTCGAGCTGCTGCAGTTCGGCGCCATCGCCAACGCCGCCCACGTCGGAGGGCTAATCGCCGGCTGCCTCACCGGCGCCATCGGTGGGCTGCTGGCTCGCCAGCTGGCGCGGTGCTGA
- a CDS encoding YeaC family protein, translated as MSSFVELIRNITPDVYESLKLAVEIGKWPDGRKLTQEQKELSLQAMIAWEIENLPEDQRTGYMGTSECASKSAPIPNILFKSSETLH; from the coding sequence ATGTCCTCCTTCGTCGAACTGATCCGCAACATCACCCCGGACGTGTATGAAAGCCTCAAGCTGGCCGTGGAGATCGGCAAGTGGCCGGACGGCCGCAAGCTCACCCAGGAGCAGAAGGAGCTGAGCCTGCAGGCGATGATCGCCTGGGAGATCGAGAACCTGCCCGAGGATCAGCGCACCGGCTACATGGGCACTTCCGAATGTGCCTCCAAGTCCGCGCCCATTCCCAACATCCTGTTCAAGTCTTCGGAAACCCTGCACTGA
- a CDS encoding DUF2797 domain-containing protein has product MFEVARGALSKMATQLDAPVQYAFRLGDEQVAVNPMIGKTVRLEFLGAIHCSHCGRKTKSSYSQGYCYPCMQKLAQCDLCIMSPERCHYDAGTCREPSWGEQFCMTDHVVYLANSSGIKVGITRATQIPTRWIDQGATQALPIMRVATRQQSGFVEDLLRSQVADKTNWRALLKGDAAPVDLLHVREQIFDACASGITALQERFGLQAVQPLNEQSVVEIRYPIEAYPAKITSFNLDKNPIAEGTLLGIKGQYLMFDTGVINIRKYTAYQIAASCAA; this is encoded by the coding sequence ATGTTCGAAGTAGCCCGCGGCGCCCTGAGCAAGATGGCCACCCAGCTCGATGCGCCGGTGCAGTACGCGTTTCGCCTGGGTGACGAGCAGGTCGCCGTCAACCCGATGATCGGCAAGACCGTGCGCCTGGAGTTTCTCGGCGCCATTCATTGCAGCCATTGCGGCCGCAAGACCAAGTCCAGCTACAGCCAGGGCTATTGCTACCCCTGCATGCAGAAGCTCGCCCAGTGCGACCTGTGCATCATGAGCCCCGAGCGCTGCCACTATGACGCCGGCACCTGCCGCGAACCCAGCTGGGGCGAGCAGTTCTGCATGACCGATCACGTGGTCTATCTGGCCAATTCGTCAGGCATCAAGGTCGGTATCACCCGCGCCACGCAGATTCCCACCCGCTGGATCGACCAGGGCGCCACCCAGGCGTTGCCGATCATGCGCGTGGCCACCCGTCAGCAGTCGGGCTTCGTCGAAGACCTGCTGCGCAGCCAGGTGGCGGACAAGACCAATTGGCGTGCCTTGCTCAAGGGCGACGCGGCGCCGGTCGACCTGCTGCACGTGCGCGAGCAGATCTTCGATGCCTGCGCCAGTGGCATCACCGCGCTGCAGGAGCGTTTCGGCCTGCAGGCCGTGCAGCCGCTCAACGAACAGAGCGTGGTGGAAATCCGCTATCCGATCGAGGCGTATCCGGCGAAGATCACCAGCTTCAACCTGGACAAGAACCCCATCGCCGAAGGCACGCTGCTCGGCATCAAGGGCCAGTACCTGATGTTCGACACGGGCGTCATCAATATTCGCAAGTACACCGCGTACCAGATCGCCGCCAGCTGCGCCGCCTGA
- a CDS encoding metallophosphoesterase, with amino-acid sequence MLDPSRGYDLIGDVHGCANTLVRLLELMGYRRQDGVWRHPQRMAIFLGDLIDRGPRIREAVHLVHDMVRAGEALCIMGNHEFNALGWMTPAPPGSGRAFVREHTARHERLIGDTLRQFEAYPHEWRDMLAWFYEMPLFLDAGHFRVVHACWDEAMIAALRGQFPSGCIDEHFLQASAIPGSFACNVLDRLLRGTDMRLPGGLTMTSSDGFTRSFFRTKFWAGNPLTYGDVQFQPDPLPEQVACLPLSEEDKAQLLTYGPEQPPLFVGHYWRSGTPAPICPNIACLDYSAVMYGKLVAYRLDQEKRLDPAKFVWVEVERPGPAR; translated from the coding sequence CTGCTCGATCCGTCCCGCGGTTACGACCTGATCGGTGATGTGCACGGATGCGCCAACACCCTGGTGCGCCTGCTCGAACTCATGGGTTATCGCCGCCAGGACGGCGTGTGGCGGCATCCGCAGCGCATGGCGATCTTCCTCGGCGACCTGATCGACCGTGGTCCGCGCATTCGTGAGGCCGTGCACCTGGTGCACGACATGGTTCGCGCCGGCGAGGCGCTGTGCATCATGGGCAACCACGAATTCAACGCCCTGGGCTGGATGACCCCGGCACCGCCAGGCAGCGGGCGCGCCTTCGTGCGTGAGCACACCGCGCGCCACGAGCGGCTGATCGGCGACACGCTGCGGCAGTTCGAGGCCTATCCGCACGAATGGCGCGACATGCTGGCGTGGTTCTACGAGATGCCGCTGTTTCTCGATGCCGGCCATTTCCGCGTGGTGCACGCCTGCTGGGACGAGGCCATGATCGCCGCTCTGCGCGGGCAGTTCCCCAGCGGCTGCATCGACGAGCACTTCCTGCAGGCTTCCGCGATACCCGGCAGCTTCGCCTGCAACGTGCTCGACCGCCTGCTGCGCGGTACCGACATGCGCCTGCCAGGCGGGCTGACCATGACCAGCAGCGATGGCTTCACCCGCTCGTTCTTCCGCACCAAGTTCTGGGCCGGCAACCCGCTGACCTACGGCGATGTGCAGTTCCAGCCCGACCCGCTGCCCGAGCAGGTGGCCTGCCTGCCCCTCAGCGAAGAGGACAAGGCGCAGCTGCTGACCTACGGCCCCGAGCAGCCGCCGCTGTTCGTCGGCCACTACTGGCGCAGCGGCACGCCGGCGCCGATCTGCCCGAACATTGCCTGCCTGGACTACAGCGCGGTGATGTACGGCAAGCTGGTGGCCTACCGGCTGGATCAGGAAAAGCGTCTGGACCCCGCCAAATTCGTTTGGGTGGAAGTGGAACGACCGGGGCCGGCCCGATGA